The Amycolatopsis viridis genome window below encodes:
- a CDS encoding TetR/AcrR family transcriptional regulator, with translation MTEITSSFTARTRTSLRETLIDAATDILAARGYAALRMADVAAAAGVSRQTVYNEFGNKNALVQAVVLRTTGEFLDGIHQRFATAPDVLSGIRDSLIYTIEHGRENRLVASALGTPQGEDLLPLLTTRGEPVLSAAMATTAAQYREFLPSLSGEAATLLAETVVRLALSHLVLPTHSAAEAADLICAAIAPAITHYASTMECEQR, from the coding sequence GTGACTGAGATCACCAGCTCGTTCACCGCACGCACCCGGACCTCGCTGCGGGAGACCCTGATCGACGCGGCGACCGACATCCTGGCGGCCCGAGGCTATGCGGCCCTGCGCATGGCGGACGTCGCCGCGGCGGCCGGGGTCAGCCGCCAGACCGTCTACAACGAGTTCGGCAACAAGAACGCACTCGTGCAGGCCGTGGTCCTGCGCACCACCGGCGAGTTCCTGGACGGCATCCACCAGCGGTTCGCCACCGCGCCGGATGTGCTGAGCGGCATCCGCGACTCGCTCATCTACACGATCGAGCACGGCCGGGAGAACCGGCTGGTCGCCTCCGCACTGGGCACTCCGCAGGGTGAGGATCTGCTGCCGCTGCTCACCACCCGGGGTGAACCCGTGCTGTCGGCGGCGATGGCGACCACGGCCGCGCAGTACCGCGAGTTCCTGCCCAGCCTCAGCGGCGAGGCCGCGACCCTCCTCGCGGAGACCGTGGTCCGGCTCGCGTTGAGCCACCTGGTGCTGCCGACCCATTCCGCGGCCGAGGCCGCGGACCTGATCTGCGCCGCGATCGCACCCGCCATCACCCACTACGCGTCCACAATGGAGTGTGAGCAGCGATGA
- a CDS encoding HAD family hydrolase, producing the protein MGIVVGFDLDMTLIDPRPGMVAVMNALGAEAGLPLDGEHFAANLGPPLDHVLREFGAPEDRIGGLVDRFRQLYPEIVIPGTVALPGAHEALAAVHEAGGRTVVVTGKYGPNAALHVKALGLAVDVLVGELWSDGKAVALREHGASIYAGDHLGDVRGALAAGAVPVGVTTGPCSRDALLEAGAEVVFESLAEFPGWLSRQPLDGAPAPAR; encoded by the coding sequence GTGGGGATCGTCGTCGGATTCGACCTGGACATGACGCTCATCGACCCGCGGCCGGGCATGGTCGCGGTGATGAACGCGCTCGGCGCGGAGGCCGGCCTGCCGTTGGACGGTGAGCACTTCGCCGCCAACCTCGGCCCGCCGCTGGACCACGTGCTGCGCGAGTTCGGCGCGCCCGAGGACCGGATCGGCGGCCTGGTCGACCGGTTCCGCCAGCTGTACCCGGAGATCGTGATCCCCGGGACGGTCGCCCTGCCGGGCGCCCACGAGGCGCTGGCCGCCGTGCACGAGGCGGGCGGCCGCACGGTCGTGGTCACCGGCAAGTACGGCCCGAACGCGGCACTGCACGTCAAGGCGCTCGGCCTGGCCGTCGACGTGCTGGTGGGAGAGCTGTGGTCGGACGGCAAGGCGGTCGCCCTGCGCGAGCACGGCGCGTCGATCTACGCGGGTGACCACCTGGGCGACGTGCGGGGCGCACTCGCCGCGGGCGCGGTGCCGGTCGGGGTGACGACGGGTCCGTGCAGCCGGGACGCACTGCTCGAGGCCGGGGCCGAGGTGGTGTTCGAGAGCCTGGCGGAGTTCCCCGGCTGGCTCAGCCGGCAGCCGCTCGACGGTGCTCCCGCACCAGCGAGATGA
- a CDS encoding cold-shock protein, whose translation MPTGKVKWYDAEKGFGFVTQDGGQDVYIRKTALPQGVEALKAGQRLEFGVADGRRGPQALSVRLIDSLPSVAEARRRPAEELHGLIEDMIKLLEMKVQPDLRRGRYPDRKNTKRIAEVMRAVARDLDP comes from the coding sequence GTGCCGACCGGCAAGGTCAAGTGGTACGACGCGGAGAAGGGGTTCGGTTTCGTCACCCAGGACGGCGGCCAGGACGTCTACATCCGCAAGACCGCGCTCCCGCAAGGGGTGGAGGCACTCAAGGCCGGCCAGCGGCTGGAGTTCGGCGTCGCCGACGGTCGCCGCGGCCCGCAGGCCCTGTCCGTTCGGCTCATCGACAGCCTGCCCTCGGTCGCCGAGGCGCGCCGTCGCCCCGCCGAGGAGCTGCACGGCCTGATCGAGGACATGATCAAGCTGCTCGAGATGAAGGTGCAGCCGGACCTGCGCCGCGGCCGCTACCCGGACCGGAAGAACACGAAGCGCATCGCCGAGGTGATGCGTGCCGTCGCGCGCGACCTCGACCCGTGA
- a CDS encoding DUF2771 family protein yields MRRTLLLLAAGALTLTGCSATAGPPEVTFFGDGHTVNADPIVNCDALLKSCSQDPGAAATLKVRPGKPVQISVPSEIGDTPWLVNVQYTNAKGELQPVKQQYFSPGAKLAYTATGNAPGDQLVVVEVQQLGAVFAADQAGNPILDENGNPQLVARSLWTLQVQPG; encoded by the coding sequence ATGCGGCGAACTTTGCTGTTGCTGGCGGCCGGTGCGCTGACGCTGACCGGGTGCTCCGCCACCGCCGGACCGCCCGAGGTCACCTTCTTCGGCGACGGCCACACCGTCAACGCCGACCCGATCGTGAACTGCGACGCACTCCTGAAGTCGTGCTCGCAGGACCCGGGGGCGGCGGCGACGCTGAAGGTGCGCCCGGGCAAGCCGGTGCAGATCTCCGTGCCGTCCGAGATCGGCGACACCCCGTGGCTGGTGAACGTCCAGTACACCAACGCCAAGGGTGAGCTGCAGCCGGTCAAGCAGCAGTACTTCTCGCCGGGTGCGAAACTCGCCTACACCGCAACCGGGAACGCCCCGGGCGACCAGCTGGTCGTGGTCGAGGTGCAGCAGCTCGGCGCGGTGTTCGCCGCGGACCAGGCCGGCAACCCGATCCTCGACGAGAACGGCAACCCGCAGCTCGTCGCGCGCTCGTTGTGGACGCTGCAGGTGCAGCCCGGGTGA
- a CDS encoding MFS transporter yields the protein MRRKRKWTPAPGAGHSWRAQGGFYPEPSPVPATDDAPTNAVPSGNRPPPPPRGARPYPPRQAPPPRPWHTDPPSPPPRRTEPLYDHYDTNGYAKSARPEPEPADEPRTDPRTAHAGPPPRMPKKLTVTRVAALRSRELGGKAFGLFQRATKADGADKSGLTSLTYAVMLNYASDAAMAIALANTLFFAATSGESRGRVALYLLITIAPFALVAPVIGPLLDRIQRGRRLAMCLASVGQVLMAVVMALHFNDWGLYPAALGKMVLSKSFTVLKSAVTPRVVPPEITLSKTNARLTVFGLAAGGVFGAIASGVNSLFGSAGALWFTAAICAVGGVQAMRIPAWVEVTEGEVPATLKAHPAQKKKRQPLGSEVVLALWGNGTVRVLTGFLMMFTAFAVKAHAEQNGQTPFMQLLLLGLVGAAAGIGGFVGNALGSRLTFGHASQVVLACVAASLASTILAAVMSGIITVTIVGLVGSTASALAKVSLDAVIQRDLPEESRASAFGRSETVLQLAWVFGGALGLLLPPTYWIGFLVVSILLALGLAQTFLLQRGSSLLPAVGAKRARRPARTGSGAAPRVR from the coding sequence GTGCGGCGCAAACGGAAGTGGACACCGGCCCCAGGTGCCGGCCACTCGTGGCGCGCCCAGGGCGGCTTCTACCCCGAGCCGTCCCCGGTCCCGGCCACGGACGACGCACCGACGAACGCGGTCCCGTCCGGCAACCGGCCGCCGCCACCACCGCGCGGCGCCCGGCCGTACCCGCCACGGCAGGCGCCACCGCCACGCCCGTGGCACACCGATCCGCCATCTCCCCCACCACGCCGCACCGAGCCGCTCTACGACCACTACGACACCAACGGCTACGCGAAGTCCGCACGCCCGGAGCCGGAACCGGCGGACGAGCCGCGCACCGACCCGCGCACCGCGCACGCCGGGCCGCCGCCGCGGATGCCGAAGAAGCTGACGGTCACCCGGGTCGCCGCACTGCGCAGCCGGGAGCTCGGCGGCAAGGCGTTCGGGTTGTTCCAGCGCGCGACCAAGGCCGACGGCGCGGACAAGTCCGGTCTCACGTCGCTGACGTACGCGGTGATGCTGAACTACGCCAGCGACGCGGCGATGGCGATCGCGCTGGCCAACACGCTGTTCTTCGCGGCCACCAGCGGCGAGAGCCGCGGCCGGGTGGCGCTGTACCTGCTGATCACCATCGCGCCGTTCGCACTGGTGGCGCCGGTCATCGGCCCGCTGCTGGACCGCATCCAGCGCGGCAGGCGGCTGGCGATGTGCCTGGCGTCGGTCGGGCAGGTGCTGATGGCCGTGGTGATGGCGCTGCACTTCAACGACTGGGGTCTCTACCCGGCGGCGCTGGGCAAGATGGTGCTGTCCAAGTCGTTCACGGTGCTCAAGTCCGCGGTCACCCCGCGGGTGGTGCCACCGGAGATCACGCTGTCGAAGACCAACGCGCGGCTCACCGTCTTCGGCCTCGCCGCCGGTGGTGTGTTCGGCGCCATCGCCTCCGGGGTGAACTCGCTGTTCGGATCCGCGGGGGCGTTGTGGTTCACCGCGGCGATCTGCGCCGTCGGCGGCGTGCAGGCGATGCGCATCCCGGCGTGGGTCGAGGTGACCGAAGGCGAGGTCCCGGCGACGCTCAAGGCCCATCCGGCGCAGAAGAAGAAACGGCAGCCGCTGGGCAGCGAGGTCGTACTCGCCCTGTGGGGCAACGGGACCGTGCGCGTGCTCACCGGGTTCCTGATGATGTTCACCGCCTTCGCGGTGAAGGCCCACGCCGAGCAGAACGGGCAGACCCCGTTCATGCAGCTGCTGCTCCTCGGGCTGGTCGGCGCCGCGGCCGGGATCGGCGGGTTCGTCGGCAACGCGCTGGGTTCGCGGCTGACGTTCGGGCACGCGAGTCAGGTGGTCCTCGCCTGCGTCGCGGCGTCGCTCGCGTCCACGATCCTCGCCGCCGTCATGTCCGGGATCATCACCGTCACCATCGTCGGCCTGGTCGGATCGACCGCCAGCGCGCTGGCGAAGGTCAGCCTGGACGCGGTGATCCAGCGCGACCTGCCCGAGGAGTCCCGGGCTTCGGCGTTCGGCCGGTCGGAGACGGTGCTCCAGCTGGCGTGGGTGTTCGGTGGCGCGCTGGGCCTGCTGCTGCCGCCGACGTACTGGATCGGGTTCCTCGTGGTGTCGATCCTGCTCGCACTCGGCCTGGCGCAGACTTTCCTGCTGCAGCGCGGCTCCTCGCTGCTGCCCGCAGTGGGGGCGAAGCGGGCACGCCGACCCGCGCGAACGGGCAGCGGGGCCGCTCCCCGAGTGCGCTGA
- a CDS encoding glutaminyl-peptide cyclotransferase produces MRTLFTLTLAAVVALGGCAAAAPPAPATVPQLTVQVLATLPHDPAAFTEGLEFAGDTLYEGTGLVGESSVRAGAPGQPPAVRVDLPAPLFGEGITVTGPTLWQLTWQNGVAIERDARTLAELRRVTYDGEGWGLCHAGGRLVMSNGSDRLTFRDPATFTVTGEVTVHFGSQTFDQLNELECSGGAVYANVWQTDRILRIDPATGEVTGQITAAGLLTPAQAAAADVLNGIAAIPGTDEFLITGKYWPTMFRVKFVPAS; encoded by the coding sequence GTGCGCACCCTGTTCACCCTCACGCTCGCCGCGGTCGTCGCGCTCGGCGGCTGCGCGGCGGCCGCCCCGCCCGCGCCGGCCACGGTTCCGCAGCTCACGGTGCAGGTGCTGGCCACGCTGCCGCACGACCCGGCCGCCTTCACCGAAGGCCTGGAATTCGCCGGCGACACCCTGTACGAGGGCACCGGGCTGGTCGGGGAGTCGTCGGTGCGGGCCGGGGCGCCCGGGCAGCCACCGGCCGTGCGGGTGGACCTGCCGGCGCCGCTGTTCGGCGAGGGCATCACCGTCACCGGGCCGACGCTGTGGCAACTGACCTGGCAGAACGGCGTCGCGATCGAACGCGATGCCCGCACCCTCGCCGAGCTGCGGCGCGTGACCTACGACGGCGAGGGCTGGGGCCTCTGCCACGCGGGCGGCCGGCTGGTGATGAGCAACGGCTCGGACCGGCTCACCTTCCGCGACCCGGCCACCTTCACGGTCACCGGCGAGGTGACCGTGCACTTCGGGTCGCAGACCTTCGACCAGCTGAACGAGCTGGAGTGCAGCGGCGGCGCGGTGTACGCCAACGTGTGGCAGACCGACCGGATCCTGCGCATCGACCCGGCGACCGGCGAGGTGACCGGCCAGATCACCGCCGCCGGGCTGCTCACCCCCGCCCAGGCGGCCGCCGCCGACGTGCTCAACGGGATCGCGGCGATCCCCGGCACCGACGAGTTCCTGATCACCGGGAAGTACTGGCCGACGATGTTCCGGGTGAAATTCGTCCCGGCTTCCTGA
- a CDS encoding DUF3027 domain-containing protein, with the protein MTLLLTLDDGSVERALAEAVGLAREAAVEEAGAEQVGAHVGVAREDAVSASHLFEANVPGYRGWRWSVTVASAGPDTPVTISEVVLVPGPDALIAPQWVPWERRVRAGDLGVGDILPPDKDDPRLVPAYVQSDDPAVEEVAHEIGLGRVHVLSRYGREEAATRWHRGEFGPRSDMARGAPAHCGNCGFYLPLAGSLRAAFGVCGNEIAPADGNVVHAEYGCGAHSEVEVEVTSSVPVAELVYDDSLLDTEPVEEPKTETGATPDAETASESAE; encoded by the coding sequence ATGACGCTGCTGCTCACCCTGGACGACGGCTCCGTGGAGCGCGCTCTCGCCGAGGCGGTCGGCCTCGCCCGCGAGGCCGCGGTCGAAGAGGCGGGCGCCGAGCAGGTGGGGGCGCACGTCGGCGTGGCGCGCGAGGACGCGGTGTCGGCGAGCCACCTCTTCGAGGCGAACGTGCCCGGCTACCGCGGCTGGCGCTGGTCGGTGACCGTGGCGAGCGCGGGCCCGGACACCCCGGTGACGATCAGCGAGGTCGTGCTCGTGCCCGGCCCGGACGCGCTGATCGCCCCGCAGTGGGTGCCCTGGGAGCGGCGGGTGCGGGCCGGTGACCTCGGCGTCGGCGACATCCTCCCGCCGGACAAGGACGACCCGCGGCTGGTCCCGGCGTACGTGCAGTCCGACGACCCGGCGGTGGAGGAGGTCGCGCACGAGATCGGGCTCGGCCGGGTGCACGTCCTGTCCCGCTACGGCCGCGAGGAGGCCGCTACGCGGTGGCACCGCGGCGAGTTCGGCCCGCGGTCGGACATGGCCCGCGGTGCGCCGGCGCACTGCGGCAACTGCGGCTTCTACCTGCCGCTCGCCGGTTCGCTGCGGGCGGCGTTCGGGGTGTGCGGCAACGAGATCGCCCCGGCGGACGGCAACGTCGTGCACGCCGAGTACGGCTGCGGCGCGCATTCCGAGGTCGAGGTCGAGGTGACCTCGTCGGTGCCGGTGGCCGAGCTCGTCTACGACGACTCGCTGCTGGACACCGAGCCGGTCGAGGAGCCGAAGACCGAGACGGGCGCCACCCCGGACGCCGAGACGGCGAGTGAGTCAGCTGAGTGA
- a CDS encoding sacsin N-terminal ATP-binding-like domain-containing protein, producing MSQLSDPFGTEALRASVLRAWRDSPTRFTEDTNAEGDLRAGGYRDRLFVELAQNAADAAALAGTPGTLRVSLTGGELRVANTGAPLDAAGVASLASLRASAKQGGAVGRFGVGFAAVLAVTGEPRVISRTGGVAFSESRTREAAGRDGAVPVLRLPWPADEDVPAGFDTEVRLPLRPGVDPEDLLARLAEEAEDLLLSLPWLTRIEAPGAVWSRSDVDGVAELSTPSGAVRWLTHAGENAVWATPVDGRLTEDVLHAPTPTDERLSLPARLIATVPLEPSRRRVLPGADAALAAAAREYPALVRRLAPADRLGLVPEAGFPLSEVDGKLRELVGRQLATQAWLPAAEGSDLAPSGARVLSVASPRLLELLAGVVPGLAGVSGYDAAQVLATVGADRLDVAELVDLLVGAGRDPRWWRDLYDAFLPLLDNHEVTADELGALPVPLADGRTLPGPRGALLLGESELLDLLAEADVGGLRLVHPDAAHPLLERLGAKRADAADLLEAPALREAVERSLADAESGLDTRPLAEAVLRLVSETSAEGLGALALPSVDGWRRADELLLPNSPLREVFDPEVFDEDGPFSVLDAGFAGQWPVRVLTELGVLDEFVVVQNADERPEVRDLDLVADDAWPQALRLIAGQRATWQALTMPDSPTGAWLARNALLAGRAPVEWRLPDADGLAGLYDPVPDVGVRPDVLAAAGVRSELAVHDLDDAADLLDRLGDPDRQVPPGLILRAHAVLAAADLDWSGLDAPQRVRTVDGSVVDAERTAVLDRPWLGSVWAPERLVAAAPGADPTALADVLDIPLLSEHVDARIAGEGEFVPWPEMTALVLAAELLDIPLPDGGLVVHDELTIEVDGVKRATPWWVGSGTFQEELHAEDSPAGLARAFAWATGRWSDRHLVEAVLNDPATTTFLL from the coding sequence GTGAGTCAGCTGAGTGATCCGTTCGGCACCGAGGCGCTGCGGGCCTCGGTGCTGCGGGCCTGGCGCGACTCGCCGACCCGGTTCACCGAAGACACCAACGCCGAAGGCGATCTGCGGGCCGGCGGCTACCGCGACCGGCTGTTCGTCGAGCTGGCGCAGAACGCCGCGGACGCCGCCGCGCTCGCCGGAACTCCCGGCACGCTGCGCGTGTCCCTGACCGGCGGTGAACTCCGGGTGGCCAACACCGGCGCGCCGCTCGACGCCGCCGGGGTCGCGTCGCTGGCGTCGCTGCGGGCGTCGGCGAAGCAGGGCGGCGCGGTGGGGCGGTTCGGTGTCGGTTTCGCCGCGGTGCTCGCGGTCACCGGTGAGCCGCGGGTGATCTCGCGCACCGGCGGGGTCGCGTTCTCCGAGTCCCGCACCCGGGAAGCCGCCGGCCGGGACGGTGCGGTGCCGGTGCTGCGGCTGCCGTGGCCGGCCGACGAGGACGTGCCGGCGGGTTTCGACACCGAGGTCCGCCTGCCGTTGCGGCCCGGCGTGGACCCGGAGGACCTCCTCGCGCGGCTGGCCGAGGAGGCCGAGGACCTGCTGTTGTCCCTGCCGTGGCTCACCCGGATCGAGGCGCCCGGCGCGGTCTGGTCGCGCTCCGATGTGGACGGTGTGGCGGAGTTGTCCACGCCGTCCGGCGCGGTCCGCTGGCTCACCCACGCCGGGGAGAACGCGGTGTGGGCGACGCCCGTGGACGGCCGGCTCACCGAGGACGTGCTGCACGCACCGACACCGACCGACGAGCGGTTGTCCCTGCCTGCCCGGCTGATCGCGACGGTGCCGCTCGAACCGTCCCGGCGGCGCGTGCTCCCCGGCGCCGACGCGGCACTGGCCGCGGCGGCCCGCGAGTACCCGGCGCTGGTGCGCCGGCTCGCGCCCGCCGACCGGCTCGGCCTGGTGCCCGAGGCCGGGTTCCCGCTGTCCGAAGTGGACGGAAAGCTGCGGGAACTGGTCGGCCGCCAGCTGGCGACGCAGGCGTGGTTGCCCGCGGCCGAGGGCAGTGACCTCGCGCCCAGCGGGGCGCGGGTGCTGTCCGTGGCATCCCCGCGGCTGCTGGAGCTGCTCGCCGGGGTCGTCCCCGGCCTGGCCGGAGTCAGCGGGTACGACGCGGCGCAGGTCCTCGCCACCGTCGGCGCGGACCGCCTCGACGTGGCCGAGCTGGTCGACCTGCTGGTCGGTGCCGGCCGGGACCCGCGGTGGTGGCGCGATCTCTACGACGCGTTCCTGCCGTTGCTGGACAACCACGAGGTGACCGCGGACGAACTGGGCGCGCTGCCGGTGCCGCTGGCCGACGGGCGGACGCTGCCCGGCCCACGCGGGGCGCTGCTGCTCGGCGAGTCGGAGCTGCTGGACCTGCTCGCCGAGGCCGACGTGGGTGGGCTGCGGCTGGTGCACCCGGACGCGGCGCACCCCCTGCTGGAGCGGCTGGGTGCGAAGCGGGCGGATGCCGCCGACCTGCTCGAAGCACCCGCGCTGCGGGAGGCGGTCGAGCGCAGCCTGGCCGATGCGGAGTCCGGGTTGGACACCCGGCCGCTGGCGGAAGCCGTGCTGCGGCTGGTGTCCGAGACCTCGGCCGAGGGGCTGGGCGCGCTGGCGTTGCCGTCGGTGGACGGCTGGCGCCGCGCGGACGAGCTGCTGCTGCCGAACTCGCCGCTGCGCGAGGTGTTCGACCCGGAGGTGTTCGACGAGGACGGCCCGTTCTCGGTGCTGGACGCGGGTTTCGCCGGGCAGTGGCCGGTCCGGGTGCTCACCGAGCTGGGCGTGCTCGACGAGTTCGTGGTCGTGCAGAACGCCGACGAGCGACCGGAGGTCCGCGACCTCGACCTCGTCGCCGACGACGCGTGGCCGCAGGCACTGCGGCTGATCGCCGGGCAGCGCGCCACCTGGCAGGCGCTGACGATGCCGGACAGCCCCACCGGTGCCTGGCTCGCGCGCAACGCGCTGCTCGCTGGTCGCGCCCCGGTCGAGTGGCGGTTGCCGGACGCGGACGGCCTGGCCGGGTTGTACGACCCGGTGCCGGACGTCGGTGTGCGGCCGGACGTGCTGGCCGCGGCCGGGGTCCGGTCCGAGCTCGCCGTGCACGACCTCGACGATGCGGCCGACCTGCTGGACCGGCTCGGCGACCCGGACCGGCAGGTGCCGCCGGGGCTGATCCTGCGGGCGCACGCCGTGCTCGCCGCCGCCGATCTGGACTGGTCCGGCCTGGACGCACCGCAGCGGGTGCGGACCGTCGACGGATCCGTGGTGGACGCCGAGCGGACCGCGGTGCTGGACCGGCCGTGGCTCGGCTCGGTGTGGGCGCCGGAACGCCTGGTGGCCGCCGCGCCCGGCGCGGACCCGACCGCGCTGGCCGACGTGCTGGACATTCCGCTGCTCAGCGAGCACGTCGACGCCCGGATCGCCGGTGAGGGTGAGTTCGTGCCGTGGCCGGAGATGACCGCGCTGGTCCTGGCCGCAGAGCTGCTGGACATCCCGCTGCCCGACGGTGGCCTCGTGGTGCACGACGAGCTGACGATCGAGGTCGACGGAGTCAAGCGCGCCACACCGTGGTGGGTCGGAAGTGGGACGTTCCAGGAGGAACTCCACGCCGAGGACTCGCCCGCCGGGCTGGCGCGCGCGTTCGCCTGGGCCACCGGCCGCTGGTCCGACCGGCACCTGGTCGAGGCCGTGCTGAACGACCCCGCGACCACGACCTTCCTGCTCTAG
- a CDS encoding DUF2530 domain-containing protein: MADPINAGDVKRPLLRVPDLPERLVVLYPVVVVGTLVWFTAFVVLGALRLFGGGGPGSVWTWTCLSGGVLGLMGLGIMSWQRWARRRGSRSAQTGL; encoded by the coding sequence GTGGCCGATCCGATCAACGCCGGGGATGTTAAACGTCCGTTGCTTCGGGTACCCGACCTGCCGGAGCGCCTGGTGGTGCTCTACCCGGTCGTCGTCGTCGGCACACTCGTGTGGTTCACCGCGTTCGTGGTGCTGGGCGCGCTGCGCCTGTTCGGTGGCGGCGGCCCGGGCAGCGTGTGGACGTGGACCTGCCTGTCCGGCGGTGTTCTCGGCCTGATGGGCCTGGGCATCATGAGCTGGCAGCGCTGGGCTCGCCGCCGCGGCAGCCGCAGCGCCCAGACCGGCCTCTAG
- a CDS encoding NCS2 family permease, translated as MAEQSGRTGLDRFFKITERGSSVGREVRGGLVTFVTMAYIVVLNPLIIGSFSAQDTGAHKDLFGNILPVPQVAAVTALVAGVMTILMGVVANYPFAMATGLGINSLIAVSVAPQMSWPAAMGLVMLNGLVILVLVLTGVRTMVFRAVPAPLKAAIAVGIGLFITLIGLVDAGFVRRIPDAANTTVPVGLGIGGSIASWPTLVFVLGLLITGILMAKRVRGAILIGVLVTTVIAIVLEAIVKAGPSNGTNPKGWNLGYPALPDKVAGLPDLSLIGKVNFDAWVQVPAITATLIVFTLILTDFFDTIGTMTGLGKEGDLLNERGELPNTGKALFVDSLGAVAGGFSSSSSNTVFVESASGIAEGARTGLANVVTGLLFIAAMFFTPLYEVIPVEAAAPALVIVGALMISQVREIDFTDFRIALPAFLTIVVMPFTYSITNGIGAGFITYVVIQIVTGGARKVHPLLWVIAVAFVAYFAVGPIQAALG; from the coding sequence ATGGCTGAGCAGAGCGGCAGGACCGGGCTGGACCGGTTCTTCAAGATCACCGAGCGCGGGTCGAGCGTCGGCCGCGAAGTGCGCGGCGGGCTGGTCACGTTCGTCACGATGGCCTACATCGTGGTGCTCAACCCGCTGATCATCGGCAGTTTCTCGGCGCAGGACACGGGTGCGCACAAGGACCTGTTCGGCAACATCCTGCCGGTACCGCAGGTGGCGGCGGTGACCGCGCTGGTCGCCGGGGTGATGACGATCCTGATGGGGGTGGTGGCGAACTACCCGTTCGCGATGGCCACCGGCCTGGGGATCAACTCGCTCATCGCGGTCAGCGTCGCGCCCCAGATGAGCTGGCCGGCCGCGATGGGCCTGGTGATGCTCAACGGCCTGGTCATCCTGGTCCTGGTGCTCACGGGTGTGCGGACGATGGTGTTCCGGGCCGTGCCCGCGCCGCTCAAGGCGGCGATCGCGGTCGGGATCGGCCTGTTCATCACCCTGATCGGCCTGGTGGACGCCGGGTTCGTGCGGCGGATCCCGGACGCGGCGAACACGACCGTCCCGGTCGGACTGGGCATCGGCGGGTCGATCGCGAGCTGGCCGACGCTGGTGTTCGTGCTCGGGTTGCTGATCACCGGCATCCTGATGGCGAAACGGGTGCGCGGGGCGATCCTCATCGGTGTGCTGGTGACGACGGTGATCGCGATCGTCCTGGAGGCGATCGTCAAGGCCGGGCCGTCCAACGGCACCAACCCGAAGGGCTGGAACCTGGGCTACCCGGCGCTGCCGGACAAGGTCGCCGGGCTGCCGGACCTGTCGCTGATCGGCAAGGTGAACTTCGACGCGTGGGTGCAGGTGCCGGCGATCACCGCCACGCTGATCGTGTTCACGCTCATCCTGACCGACTTCTTCGACACGATCGGGACGATGACCGGGCTGGGCAAGGAGGGCGACCTGCTCAACGAGAGGGGTGAGCTGCCCAACACGGGGAAGGCGCTGTTCGTGGACAGCCTCGGGGCGGTGGCCGGTGGGTTCAGCTCGTCCAGCTCGAACACCGTGTTCGTCGAGTCGGCGTCCGGTATCGCGGAGGGTGCGCGGACCGGGCTGGCCAACGTGGTCACCGGGCTGCTGTTCATCGCGGCCATGTTCTTCACGCCGCTGTACGAGGTGATCCCCGTGGAGGCCGCGGCACCGGCCCTGGTGATCGTCGGCGCGTTGATGATCAGCCAGGTGCGGGAGATCGACTTCACCGATTTCCGGATCGCGCTGCCGGCCTTCCTGACGATCGTCGTCATGCCGTTCACGTACTCGATCACGAACGGGATCGGCGCCGGCTTCATCACCTACGTGGTGATCCAGATCGTGACGGGCGGCGCGCGCAAGGTGCACCCGTTGCTGTGGGTGATCGCCGTGGCGTTCGTGGCGTACTTCGCCGTGGGCCCGATCCAGGCGGCCCTCGGTTGA
- a CDS encoding MarR family winged helix-turn-helix transcriptional regulator has protein sequence MREPALASRLRLAVVRLNRKLRAQRTGENVSLTQLAALSTLHKCGPLTPGKLAAKEGVQPPSMTRVIAALEDFGFVERSPHPTDGRQSIVALTERGRAFVGETILVREAWLDRKLTELSGEEREVLARAAEIIDRMAGNE, from the coding sequence GTGCGGGAGCCTGCCCTGGCGAGCCGGTTGCGGCTCGCGGTGGTGCGGCTCAACCGCAAACTCCGGGCGCAGCGCACCGGTGAGAACGTCTCGCTGACCCAGCTGGCTGCACTGTCCACACTGCACAAGTGCGGCCCGCTCACGCCGGGCAAGCTGGCGGCCAAGGAAGGTGTCCAGCCGCCGTCGATGACGCGGGTCATCGCGGCGCTGGAGGACTTCGGGTTCGTCGAGCGTAGCCCGCACCCCACCGACGGGCGGCAGTCGATCGTCGCCCTCACCGAGCGGGGGCGCGCGTTCGTGGGCGAAACGATCCTGGTGCGCGAAGCCTGGCTGGACCGGAAGCTGACCGAACTGAGCGGCGAAGAGCGTGAAGTCCTCGCGCGCGCCGCCGAGATCATCGACAGAATGGCGGGGAACGAATAA